Proteins encoded by one window of Coleofasciculus chthonoplastes PCC 7420:
- the trxA gene encoding thioredoxin yields the protein MAVKKQFASFQELLSGSDVPVLVDFYATWCGPCQMIAPTLEQVGLQLKGKLQVVKIDTDKYPQIASEHHIEALPTLILFKDGKAVERIEGVVSDKQLMERLKPLL from the coding sequence ATGGCAGTTAAAAAACAGTTTGCCAGTTTTCAGGAACTCCTCTCTGGATCGGATGTACCCGTGTTGGTCGATTTTTACGCGACTTGGTGTGGTCCATGTCAGATGATCGCACCAACCCTCGAGCAAGTTGGTCTTCAGCTCAAGGGTAAGCTACAAGTGGTCAAAATTGATACAGACAAATACCCCCAGATTGCCTCTGAGCATCATATTGAAGCCCTGCCCACCCTGATACTCTTTAAGGATGGCAAAGCAGTGGAACGGATTGAGGGGGTTGTCTCCGACAAGCAGCTTATGGAACGACTAAAACCTTTACTTTGA
- the fabG gene encoding 3-oxoacyl-[acyl-carrier-protein] reductase, with translation MEASQTSAQLSDRVAIITGASRGIGRAVAFALAAEGAKVVVNYASSSGAADEVVAKITEAGGDAIALQADVSKLDEVETLVKETKDKFGRLDVLVNNAGITRDTLLMRMKPDDWQAVIDLNLTGVFFCTRAASKIMLKQKSGRIINIASVAGQMGNPGQANYSAAKAGVIGFTKTVAKELASRGITVNAVAPGFIETDMTKDIKSEDIIKYIPLGRYGKPEEIAGMVRFLAADPAAAYITGQVFNVDGGMVMA, from the coding sequence ATGGAAGCATCACAGACATCTGCCCAACTTAGCGATCGCGTGGCGATTATAACTGGGGCGTCGCGGGGAATTGGTCGCGCTGTGGCATTTGCATTAGCCGCAGAGGGGGCGAAGGTGGTGGTTAACTACGCCAGTTCCAGTGGGGCTGCTGATGAGGTTGTCGCCAAAATTACCGAAGCCGGGGGAGATGCGATCGCGCTTCAAGCAGATGTCTCGAAACTGGACGAGGTTGAGACTCTCGTCAAGGAGACGAAAGACAAATTTGGTCGCTTAGACGTACTGGTGAATAATGCTGGGATTACCCGCGACACCTTGCTGATGCGGATGAAACCCGACGATTGGCAGGCGGTAATTGACCTGAATCTGACGGGAGTCTTTTTCTGTACTCGGGCAGCCAGTAAAATTATGCTCAAGCAAAAATCGGGTCGGATTATTAATATTGCCTCTGTTGCGGGGCAAATGGGCAATCCCGGTCAGGCAAATTATAGCGCCGCCAAAGCGGGAGTGATTGGGTTTACTAAAACCGTGGCGAAGGAATTAGCGTCTCGTGGGATTACCGTGAATGCCGTGGCACCCGGATTTATTGAAACCGATATGACCAAAGATATTAAATCGGAGGATATTATCAAATATATTCCTCTAGGTCGCTATGGCAAGCCAGAGGAAATTGCGGGCATGGTGCGATTTTTAGCCGCTGATCCGGCTGCTGCTTATATTACCGGGCAGGTGTTCAACGTTGATGGCGGTATGGTGATGGCGTGA
- the psb29 gene encoding photosystem II biogenesis protein Psp29, producing MSNVRTVSDTKRDFYNYHTRPINSIYRRVVEELMVEMHLLAVNVDFKYDPIYVLGVVASFNRFMQGYRPERDKESIFNALCQAVGGNPQQYQDDAEKLKAAVGRLSAQELVDWFGSPTPLEGAEDIHTTVAAIADNPKFKYSRLFAIGLYTLLEQAEPELVQDAKQSMEMLQRIGQTLHLPQEKLQKDLELYRSNLEKMAQAQIAIEDAIKADRKKREQREQEKKKATTGPSDSPESTTAS from the coding sequence GTGAGTAACGTTCGCACCGTCTCGGATACGAAACGAGATTTTTATAACTATCACACCCGTCCAATCAACTCGATTTACCGACGGGTGGTAGAAGAATTGATGGTCGAGATGCATTTGCTGGCGGTCAATGTGGATTTTAAGTATGATCCCATCTATGTTTTAGGTGTGGTCGCCTCCTTTAACCGCTTCATGCAAGGCTATCGACCGGAACGGGATAAAGAATCCATTTTTAACGCCCTTTGTCAGGCGGTGGGAGGTAATCCGCAACAGTATCAGGATGATGCTGAAAAACTGAAAGCCGCAGTCGGGCGTTTATCGGCGCAAGAACTGGTTGACTGGTTTGGTTCACCAACACCTTTAGAGGGTGCTGAGGATATTCATACAACGGTTGCCGCGATCGCAGATAATCCTAAGTTTAAATACTCTCGTCTGTTTGCCATTGGCTTGTATACCCTTCTGGAACAGGCAGAACCGGAGCTAGTTCAAGACGCGAAACAGTCGATGGAAATGCTCCAGCGAATCGGTCAAACTTTGCATCTTCCCCAAGAGAAACTACAGAAAGACTTGGAGTTGTATCGCAGCAACCTGGAAAAAATGGCTCAAGCCCAGATTGCCATTGAAGACGCGATCAAAGCCGATCGCAAAAAACGGGAACAACGGGAACAGGAAAAAAAGAAAGCCACGACTGGACCGAGTGATTCCCCAGAATCGACGACAGCATCCTGA